Proteins found in one Cygnus atratus isolate AKBS03 ecotype Queensland, Australia chromosome 32, CAtr_DNAZoo_HiC_assembly, whole genome shotgun sequence genomic segment:
- the LOC118259885 gene encoding LOW QUALITY PROTEIN: zinc finger protein 628-like (The sequence of the model RefSeq protein was modified relative to this genomic sequence to represent the inferred CDS: deleted 2 bases in 2 codons) yields MVGAQQPELAAGRAAAAGGGEHPYECLECGKVFKWSSRLIHHQRTHTGERPYKCSECPKAFKGSSALLYHQRSHTGERPYKCSECGKAFKRSSLLQIHQSVHTGLRAFKCALCGMAFKWSSHYQYHLRQHTGERPYKCTACPKAFKNSSSLRRHRHIHTGERPYVCAACGKAFTQSTNLRQHQRTHTGERPYACAHCGKTFTHSSNLLLHQRTHAATRPHKCPACPKAFVSDACLQKHLQSHAAPPPPQPPPLLLEAVEAVGMLWKCGECQLAFPSQELLLGHQRGHLRPGTPGDAATAAAHRCPTCGKTFKNGSGLARHRHSHAAERPYKCSLCHKSFGQLAGLLGHQRGHSAEQRPPPAQPEPRPQPERPYQCTECGKAFKGSSGLRYHMRDHTGERPYKCSECPKAFKRSSLLAIHQRVHTGLRAFKCAECGLTFKWSSHYQYHLRLHTGERPYACPDCPKAFKNTSCLRRHRQLHTGERPHACPVCGKAFAQTSNLRQHQRTHTGERPYACAHCGKTFTHSSNLQLHQRTHSSARPHQCPLCPKAFVMASYLQRHLRTHAAGPKGPPRAAPRDVPVLQATLSLEVAAPDAQTFLLVQTAQGLQLIPSPPPPPQKLILLPAAPRPPPEPTPRRGEPPGPGQSLLLVPSTGTALPGLRLQAVTGTPQGPGPGVLVLQGLPEQPPRQAGAPQGQAAAEGVSVRLGALPQPSDVASIQLQATEVASVQLQALPQPSKVTSIQLQATEVANVHLQALSQPSEVANIQLQAAEVTNVQLQALPQPSEVANIQLQATEVADVQLQALPQPPDVTSIELQAAEVTNVHLQALPQPPGVTNIQLQASEVANVQLQALPPPPEVTNIQLQALPQPADVTDIELQATEVTNIQVQTLPQPSEVTSIQLQAAEVPSVHLQAAEVTDVQLQATQVTNVQLQALPQPLEVPGVHLQAAEVPDIQLQTSDVTSVHLDTAEVPNIHLETAEVPSIHLQAAEVANVHLQATDVASVQLQATEVPNLQLQATEVPGVHLQATEVPNLQLQATQVPSVQLQTLPQPPEVPNVHLQPAEVPDIQLQAVEVPNLHLQATEVPAVHLQAVEVPPVHLQPPAGAHPAPQPPGVPLAGGPPAPEVLLVQGGAAPAVGLGVLQTAEGLRSILVLRGAGAQPSAGPPAGPPKVLVLRGEPRRGGAAGSEGGAQAVVQLLPGPPAPQLPAVQGVQALPGAQLCTPSEGGKRHGPHGHCGHPAAPGVAMRHPQGHRSPHMAPTTWPPHGHLRCHPMAPS; encoded by the exons ATGGTGGGCGCGCAGCAGCCGGagctggcggcggggcgggcggcagcggcgggcggcggggagcacCCCTACGAGTGCCTGGAGTGCGGGAAGGTGTTCAAGTGGTCGTCGCGGCTCATCCACCACCAGCGCACCCACACGGGCGAGCGGCCCTACAAGTGCTCCGAGTGCCCCAAGGCCTTCAAGGGCTCCTCGGCGCTGCTCTACCACCAGCGCAGCCACACGGGCGAGCGGCCCTACAAGTGCTCCGAGTGCGGCAAGGCCTTCAAGCGCTCCTCGCTGCTGCAGATCCACCAGAGCGTGCACACGGGGCTGCGCGCCTTCAAGTGCGCGCTCTGCGGCATGGCCTTCAAGTGGTCCTCGCACTACCAGTACCACCTGCGGCAGCACACGGGCGAGCGGCCCTACAAGTGCACCGCCTGCCCCAAGGCCTTCAAGAACTCCTCCAGCCTCCGCCGGCACCGCCACATCCACACGGGCGAGCGGCCCTACGTCTGCGCCGCCTGCGGCAAGGCCTTCACCCAGTCCACCAACCTGCGCCAGCACCAGCGCACCCACACGGGCGAGCGGCCCTACGCCTGCGCCCACTGCGGCAAGACCTTCACCCACTCCTCCAacctcctcctgcaccagcGCACCCACGCCGCCACCAGGCCCCACAAGTGCCCGGCCTGCCCCAAGGCCTTCGTCTCGGACGCCTGCCTGCAGAAGCACCTGCAGAGCCacgccgcgccgcccccgccgcagcccccgccactgctgctggaggcGGTGGAGGCGGTGGGGATGCTCTGGAAGTGCGGCGAGTGCCAGCTCGCCTtccccagccaggagctgctgctgggccaccAGCGTGGCCACCTCCGGCCGGGGACGCCGGGGGACGCGGCGACGGCGGCTGCCCACCGCTGCCCCACCTGCGGCAAGACCTTCAAGAACGGCTCGGGGCTGGCACGGCACCGGCACAGCCACGCCGCCGAGCGGCCCTACAAGTGCTCGCTGTGCCACAAGAGCTTCGGGCAGCTGGCCGGGCTGCTGGGCCACCAGCGCGGCCACTCGGCCGAGCAGCGCCCGCCACCGGCGCAGCCGGAg ccccggccccagcctGAGCGCCCCTACCAGTGCACCGAGTGCGGCAAAGCCTTCAAGGGCTCCTCGGGGCTGCGTTACCACATGCGGGACCACACGGGCGAGCGGCCCTACAAGTGCTCCGAGTGCCCCAAGGCCTTCAAGCGCTCCTCGCTGCTCGCCATCCACCAGCGGGTGCACACGGGGCTGCGCGCCTTCAAGTGCGCCGAGTGCGGCCTCACCTTCAAGTGGTCGTCGCACTACCAGTACCACCTGCGGCTGCACACGGGCGAGCGGCCCTATGCCTGCCCCGACTGCCCCAAGGCCTTCAAGAACACCTCGTGCCTCCGCCGGCACCGGCAGCTGCACACGGGCGAGCGGCCCCACGCCTGCCCGGTGTGCGGCAAGGCCTTCGCACAGACCTCCAACCTGCGCCAGCACCAGCGCACCCACACGGGCGAGCGGCCCTACGCCTGCGCCCACTGCGGCAAGACCTTCACCCACTCCTCCAACCTCCAGCTCCACCAGCGCACCCACTCCAGCGCCCGCCCCCACCAGTGCCCGCTCTGCCCCAAGGCCTTCGTCATGGCCTCCTACCTCCAGCGCCACCTCCGCACCCACGCCGCAGGCCCCAAGGggcccccccgcgccgccccccgcgACGTCCCCGTCCTGCAGGCCACCCTCAGCCTGGAGGTGGCGGCCCCCGACGCCCAGACCTTCCTGCTGGTGCAGACGGCGCAGGGCCTGCAGCTCATCCCCAGCCCTCCGCCTCCCCCCCAGAAGCTCATcctgctccccgctgccccccggccgccccccgaGCCCACCCCACGCCGGGGGGAGCCTCCGGGCCCTGGGCAGAGCCTCCTGCTGGTGCCCAGCACGGGGACGGCCCTGCCTGGGCTGCGGCTGCAGGCGGTGACCGGCACCCCGCAGGGCCCGGGGCCTGGCGTCCTCGTCCTGCAGGgcctccctgagcagcccccgCGCCAGGCAGGTGCCCCCcagggccaggcagcagcagagggggtGAGCGTCCGGCTGGGAGCCCTGCCGCAGCCCTCAGATGTCGCCAGCATCCAGCTCCAGGCCACCGAGGTGGCCAGTGTCCAGCTCCAAGCCCTGCCGCAGCCCTCGAAGGTCACCAGCATCCAGCTCCAGGCCACCGAGGTGGCCAATGTCCACCTCCAAGCCTTGTCGCAGCCCTCTGAGGTGGCCAACAtccagctccaggctgctgaGGTGACGAATGTCCAGCTCCAAGCCCTGCCACAGCCCTCGGAGGTCGCCAACATCCAGCTGCAGGCCACCGAGGTGGCAGACGTCCAGCTGCAGGCCCTGCCGCAGCCCCCAGATGTCACCAGCATTGAGCTGCAGGCCGCCGAGGTGACAAACGTCCACCTCCAAGCCCTGCCACAACCCCCGGGGGTCACCAACATCCAGCTGCAAGCCAGCGAGGTGGCAAACGTCCAGCTCCAAGCCCTGCCGCCACCCCCAGAGGTGACCAACATCCAGCTCCAGGCCCTGCCGCAACCCGCGGATGTCACCGACATCGAGCTGCAGGCCACTGAG GTCACAAACATCCAGGTCCAAACCCTGCCGCAGCCCTCGGAGGTGACCAGCATCCAGCTCCAGGCCGCCGAGGTGCCCAGCGTCCACCTCCAGGCCGCGGAGGTGACCGATGTCCAGCTGCAGGCCACCCAAGTGACCAACGTCCAGCTCCAAGCCCTGCCGCAGCCCTTGGAGGTGCCCGGCGTCCATCTCCAGGCTGCGGAGGTGCCCGACATCCAGCTGCAGACCTCAGACGTGACCAGTGTCCATCTGGATACCGCCGAGGTGCCCAACATCCATCTAGAGACCGCCGAGGTGCCCAGCATCCACCTCCAAGCCGCCGAGGTGGCCAACGTCCATCTTCAAGCCACCGATGTGGCCAGCGTCCAGCTCCAGGCCACCGAGGTGCCCAACCTCCAGCTCCAGGCCACTGAGGTGCCCGGTGTCCATCTCCAAGCCACCGAGGTGCCCAACCTCCAGCTCCAAGCCACCCAAGTCCCGAGCGTCCAGCTCCAGACCCTTCCGCAGCCCCCGGAGGTGCCCAACGTCCATCTTCAGCCGGCGGAGGTG CCTGACATCCAGCTCCAAGCCGTGGAGGTGCCCAACCTCCACCTCCAGGCCACTGAGGTGCCCGCCGTCCACCTGCAGGCCGTGGAGGTGCCCCCGGtccacctgcagcccccggcGGGGGCACaccccgccccgcagccccccggggtgCCGCTGGCGGGGGGCCCTCCGGCGCcggaggtgctgctggtgcaggggggggcagcgccggcCGTGGGGTTGGGGGTGCTGCAGACGGCCGAGGGGCTGCGGAGCATCTTGGTGCTGCGGGGGGCAGGCGCCCAGCCCTCGGCCGGTCCCCCTGCAGGACCCCCCAAAGTCCTGGTCCTTAGGGGGGAgccccggcgggggggggcagcgggcagcgAGGGGGGGGCGCAGGCTGTGGTGCAGCTGCTGCCCGGCCCCCCGGCTCCCCAGCTGCCGGCGGTACAGGGGGTGCAGGCGCTGCCGGGGGCGCAGCTG TGCACACCTTCTGAGGGGGGCAAGCGGCACGGACCCCACGGCCACTGCGGCCACCCTGCTGCCCCCGGGGTGGCCATGCGGCACCCCCAGGGCCACCGCAGCCCCCACATGGCCCCCACTACGTGGCCACCTCATGGCCACCTTCGCTGCCACCCCATGGCGCCCT CATGA